A genomic stretch from Arachis stenosperma cultivar V10309 chromosome 3, arast.V10309.gnm1.PFL2, whole genome shotgun sequence includes:
- the LOC130968960 gene encoding sec1 family domain-containing protein MIP3-like has protein sequence MALVDVIISCTDSLKQISEHVEDAIVYLDAGSTESFQFIGAYPILLDLGAQAICSLESMSVLDAVADWNSHSNPAGKFVVITSRLLSDAHRYILRCLSAHQVVRHCVIFTSISEAAHSVFPDSPLGPDAYREYESLLVQDYDELNKKSGAKPRQFGSKVQAKIKFEDGGRSKLSPSGEDVPHLEASSSGRDFLEQTPLDSTEDAVFKLDVSVHHFPMILCPLSPRVFVLPSEGLVAEAHLSSEHEDSVGPGFPPLSTGMLSDTDDVPPGATLTAHFLYHLAAKMDLKMEIFSLGDMSKTVGKILTDMSSLYDVGRRKRSAGLLLIDRTLDLLTPCCHGDSLFDRMFSSLPRRNRISNTQGKGSGLQLKLGSSYLQRAPLDAQIPLTKILNDEDWQINNFRLLESVEAFLCGWNSGDSDSQVTGLINLGQKIHEKESHSSAEILIGSFVSSETFRGTPFLEAILDRRTKDGGLLVKKWLQETLRRENITVNVKSRAGFVTKPELQAMIKALTGSQSSLLKNKAIIQIASATLFALGETNCTKWDAFSSAEKILSVSSGETSQSLAAQIGDLINKSALLGSQVNKGKSEMSKGLLSLQDAILLMIVGYILAGENFPSSSSEGPFSWQEERLLKDAVVDALLENPSVANLKFLDGIREELEKNVCKSKSEKDTEKLDIDDFDDEQWGEWGDEDVEDDSKNEQAYGDVQLKLELRDRVDNLFKFLHKLSNLKRKNIPLRDGSLTMEGNFSEDSYMGKGLLYKLLTRVLGKYDVPGLEYHSSTVGRLFKSGFGRFGLGQAKPSLADENVILVFVIGGINGVEVREAQEALAESGRPDIELLVGGTTLLTPENMLDLLLGDSSFF, from the exons ATGGCTTTGGTTGATGTTATCATTTCTTGCACCGATTCCCTCAAACAG ATATCAGAGCATGTGGAAGATGCTATTGTTTATTTAGATGCTGGTTCTACAGAGAGTTTCCAGTTTATAGGGGCATATCCTATACTTCTTGATCTTGGAGCACAAGCTATTTGCAGTTTGGAAAGTATGTCAGTACTTGATGCG GTGGCTGATTGGAACTCACATTCTAATCCTGCGGGGAAATTTGTGGTTATTACATCACGCCTATTAAGTGATGCACATCGGTATATTTTACGTTGCCTGAGTGCACATCAAGTTGTTCGTCACTGCGTTATATTTACATCTATCTCAGAG GCAGCTCATTCGGTGTTTCCGGATTCACCTCTGGGACCAGATGCCTATCGTGAATATGAATCCTTATTGGTTCAAGATTATGACGAACTAAATAAGAAATCTGGGGCAAAACCTAGGCAGTTTGGTAGTAAAGTCCAGGCAAAGATTAAATTTGAAGACGGAGGACGTTCAAAACTTTCTCCCAGTGGAGAGGATGTTCCTCATCTTGAAGCTAGTTCAAGTGGAAGAGATTTTTTGGAACAGACTCCATTGGACTCCACTGAAGATGCAGTGTTTAAATTGGATGTTTCTGTTCATCATTTTCCAATGATTTTATGTCCCTTATCACCAAGAGTATTTGTTCTACCTTCAGAAGGATTGGTGGCTGAAGCACACTTATCATCTGAGCATGAGGATTCCGTTGGTCCTGGTTTTCCTCCCTTAAGTACTGGTATGCTTTCTGATACAGATGATGTGCCTCCAGGTGCAACTCTCACAGCACACTTTCTCTACCATTTGGCGGCCAAG ATGGACTTGAAAATGGAAATTTTCTCGCTTGGGGATATGTCAAAAACTGTTGGAAAAATTTTGACTGACATGTCAAGTCTTTACGATGTAGGCCGCCGTAAACGGTCAGCAGGACTGTTACTCATTGATCGCACACTTGATCTCCTTACTCCTTGCTGTCATGGTGACTCACTATTTGAccgtatgttctcttctttgcCCCGAAGGAATCGAATTTCCAATACCCAAGGTAAAGGTTCAGGGCTCCAGCTCAAACTTGGTTCTTCGTACCTGCAACGTGCTCCTTTAGATGCTCAGATACCACTTACAAAGATCCTTAATGATGAAGATTGGCAAATAAACAACTTTCGGCTTTTAGAAAGTGTTGAAGCTTTTCTATGTGGTTGGAACTCTGGTGATTCTGATTctcaggttacaggtttgattAATCTTGGTCAGAAAATTCATGAAAAAGAGAGTCACTCTAGTGCAGAAATACTCATTGgatcttttgtttcctctgaaACTTTCCGTGGAACCCCATTCTTGGAAGCTATACTGGATAGAAGAACAAAAGATGGGGGCTTACTAGTAAAGAAATGGCTACAAGAAACTCTGCGCAGGGAAAACATTACTGTAAATGTGAAATCCCGTGCTGGTTTTGTTACAAAACCTGAGCTACAAGCTATGATCAAAGCATTGACTGGGAGCCAATCATCTTTGCTGAAGAATAAAGCAATTATCCAAATTGCTTCAGCCACATTGTTTGCACTTGGAGAAACAAATTGTACCAAGTGGGATGCATTTAGCAGTGCAGAGAAGATTCTGAGTGTGAGTTCAGGGGAAACCAGTCAAAGTCTTGCTGCTCAAATTGGTGATCTCATCAATAAGAGTGCTCTGTTGGGATCTCAAGTAAATAAAGGGAAAAGTGAGATGTCAAAAGGGTTACTTTCTTTGCAAGATGCTATTCTGTTGATGATTGTTGGATATATATTGGCCGGTGAAAATTTTCCATCATCTAGTTCTGAAGGCCCATTTTCTTGGCAGGAGGAACGCTTGTTAAAAGATGCTGTTGTAGATGCCCTTCTTGAAAATCCATCAGTTGCAAATCTCAAGTTTCTAGATGGGATAAGGGAAGAGCTTGAGAAAAATGTATGCAAGTCAAAATCGGAGAAAGATACTGAAAAACTAGACATCGATGATTTTGATGATGAGCAGTGGGGGGAATGGGGGGATGAAGATGTTGAGGATGACAGCAAAAATGAACAAGCGTATGGTGACGTGCAACTTAAGTTGGAGTTGCGCGACAGGGTGGATAACTTGTTCAAATTTCTTCATAAGTTATCCAATCTGAAAAGAAAGAATATACCACTTAGGGATGGATCATTGACCATGGAAGGCAATTTCAGTGAGGATTCCTATATGGGGAAAGGATTACTTTATAAGCTACTAACAAGGGTGCTAGGCAAGTATGACGTGCCAGGGTTAGAATATCATTCTTCCACTGTAGGTCGTCTGTTCAAAAGCGGGTTTGGCAGATTTGGCCTTGGTCAG GCAAAACCAAGTCTTGCTGATGAAAATGTCATTTTGGTGTTTGTTATTGGGGGCATTAATGGAGTCGAG GTTCGTGAAGCTCAAGAGGCATTGGCTGAAAGCGGAAGACCTGACATAGAATTGCTTGTTGGTGGAACAACTCTTCTAACTCCTGAAAACATGCTTGATTTATTGCTAGGGGACTCCAgtttcttttaa